A region of Subdoligranulum variabile DNA encodes the following proteins:
- a CDS encoding helix-turn-helix domain-containing protein — translation MIKNHLSRLLGEKRWSQARLARETGIRPSTICAYYNEFADRISLEHLDRICEALDCQVEDVLEYIPNKQKRTGNCLILEEHGNPRDNETGKGRLRRL, via the coding sequence ATGATCAAAAATCATCTGTCTCGTTTGCTTGGGGAAAAGCGTTGGTCGCAAGCACGCCTTGCGCGTGAAACAGGTATTCGGCCGTCTACGATCTGCGCTTACTATAACGAATTCGCGGATAGGATCAGTCTGGAACACCTGGATCGAATCTGTGAGGCGCTGGACTGCCAAGTTGAGGATGTGCTGGAGTACATCCCGAACAAGCAGAAGCGGACCGGGAATTGCTTGATTCTCGAAGAACACGGAAACCCAAGAGACAATGAGACAGGAAAAGGGCGTTTAAGGAGGCTTTAA
- a CDS encoding DNA adenine methylase, whose translation MQSFMGWIGGKRVLRKTILEQFPQDITRYIEVFGGAGWVLFGKEPGDCMEVFNDADGSLINVYRCIKYHPDALAAELQGLPHSREVFLDWREQTEQHGLTDIQRAARCLYLVKMSFGSDRRTFATAPKIAGNISASFAEVQERLRKVIIEHLDFEQLIHTYDRPGALFYCDPPYMGTEWYYQHPFAREDHERLARVLHSIKGRFILSYNDCPEVRELYCDCAVEPVTRINSLPGAPGKDPTYKELLIRNY comes from the coding sequence ATGCAAAGTTTTATGGGTTGGATTGGCGGAAAGCGCGTGCTGCGCAAGACGATCCTGGAGCAGTTTCCTCAAGACATTACCCGCTACATAGAGGTTTTTGGCGGCGCCGGTTGGGTCCTTTTTGGCAAAGAGCCCGGCGATTGCATGGAGGTTTTCAACGACGCCGACGGCAGCCTGATCAATGTATATCGCTGTATTAAGTATCACCCGGATGCGCTGGCTGCCGAGCTGCAAGGACTGCCGCATTCACGGGAGGTTTTCCTCGACTGGAGAGAGCAGACCGAGCAGCACGGTCTGACAGATATCCAGCGCGCGGCGCGCTGCCTTTACCTGGTCAAGATGAGTTTCGGCTCAGACCGGCGAACATTCGCCACGGCTCCAAAAATTGCAGGCAACATTTCTGCATCTTTTGCAGAGGTCCAAGAGCGCCTGCGTAAAGTTATCATTGAGCACCTGGACTTTGAGCAGCTCATCCATACCTATGACCGCCCCGGCGCACTCTTCTATTGTGACCCACCGTACATGGGCACAGAGTGGTACTACCAGCACCCATTTGCGCGTGAGGATCATGAGCGTTTGGCGCGTGTGCTGCACAGTATCAAGGGGCGGTTCATCCTCTCGTATAACGATTGCCCGGAGGTGCGCGAACTGTACTGCGACTGCGCGGTTGAGCCCGTCACAAGAATCAATTCTCTCCCTGGCGCGCCCGGCAAAGACCCAACCTACAAAGAGCTTCTGATCCGCAACTACTAA
- a CDS encoding M23 family metallopeptidase, which translates to MIQTGIFKGRVQIPYAYGRYGWTRGGGKTWHGGIDLVGLDDPTICMPYYTAADGAQKAIRGTVTRARIVTDHSDKTWEWGWYICVQLDAAQTPDEVNFLYFCHCARLLVQAGQKVQSGDALAVMGNSGNAALNDPPYKHCHLEVRATSTGVGLDPTRYSGAENAVGTYGTAAIPVPAPTEPAASMETIQLVTLGPLTVGEASKVAILAGSLLLDEDRYSMLQVDASHFAATMTVSNGDAMRFLALAQSEGWDSRKMYHSRFVG; encoded by the coding sequence ATGATCCAGACTGGTATCTTCAAGGGCCGCGTGCAGATCCCCTACGCCTACGGGCGCTATGGCTGGACGCGCGGCGGCGGCAAGACCTGGCACGGCGGCATCGACCTGGTAGGGCTGGATGATCCCACCATCTGCATGCCGTACTACACCGCTGCGGACGGCGCGCAAAAGGCAATCCGGGGCACCGTGACCCGTGCCCGCATCGTAACAGATCACAGCGATAAAACCTGGGAATGGGGGTGGTACATCTGCGTGCAGCTGGATGCTGCTCAGACCCCCGACGAGGTGAATTTCCTGTATTTCTGCCATTGCGCGCGGTTGCTGGTGCAGGCGGGACAGAAAGTGCAGAGCGGCGACGCGCTGGCAGTGATGGGCAACAGCGGGAACGCGGCGCTGAACGACCCGCCGTACAAGCACTGTCACTTGGAGGTGCGCGCCACGTCCACCGGCGTGGGGCTTGATCCGACGCGGTACAGCGGCGCCGAAAACGCCGTGGGCACATACGGCACGGCAGCGATTCCCGTACCGGCCCCCACAGAACCGGCTGCAAGCATGGAAACGATCCAGCTTGTTACGCTGGGTCCGTTGACTGTTGGGGAGGCTTCCAAAGTGGCGATTCTGGCCGGATCTCTTCTGCTGGATGAAGATCGGTATAGCATGCTGCAAGTCGACGCCAGCCATTTCGCGGCAACCATGACTGTAAGCAACGGGGATGCCATGCGCTTTTTGGCGTTGGCGCAAAGTGAGGGCTGGGACAGCCGTAAGATGTACCACAGCCGCTTTGTAGGATAA